ACTCGCTGCGGTCGCGGCCGCAGGGGCCGCTGCTCGACGCGATCGGACAGCTCGGCGGACGGGCGGAGTCGACGCGCGGCAACGGCCAAGCCCCGCTCGTCGTCGGCGGCAACACGCCCGGCGGTAGCGTGTCGATTCCCGGCGACGTCTCCTCGCAGTACATCACGGCCCTGCTGATGGCCGGCGCGGTAACCGACGAGGGGATCGATATCGAACTCGAAACCGAACTCAAGTCCGCGCCGTACGTCGACATCACGCTGGAAGTTCTCCGGGATTTCGGCGTCGACGTCGAGCGGACCTCGGAGGGCTTTTCGGTCCCCGGCGGGCAGTCCTACGATCCCGTGGGCGGCGAGTACGCCGTCCCCGGCGACTTCTCCTCGATGTCGTATCTCCTCGCGGCGGGCGCGGTCGCCGCTGCGGACGGGGAGACCGTCGTCGTCGAGGGCGCGCGACCGAGCGCGCAGGGCGACAGCGCGATCGTCGAGATCCTCGGAGCGATGGGCGCGACGATCGACTGGGACCGCGAGGCGGGCGAGCTCACGATCACCCGCGCGTCGCTGTCGGGGACGACGGTCGACGTCGGCGACACGCCCGACTTACTGCCGACGATCGCCGCCCTCGGCGCGGTCGCCGACGGCGACACCGTCATCGAGAACTGCGAGCACGTCCGCTACAAGGAGACCGATCGCGTGAGCGCGATGGCCGAGGAGTTAGCGAAGATGGGGGCGTCGGTCACGGAGGAACGGGACCGGCTGACGGTCCACGGCGGCGAGACGGACCTCGAGGGCGCGCGCGTCGACGGTCGCGCGGACCACAGAATCGTGATGTCGCTGGCGGTCGCGGGGCTCGTCGCTGACGGCGAGACCACCATCGAAGGCGGCGAACACGTCGACGTGTCGTTCCCGGACTTCTTCGAGACGATGGCGTCGATCGGCGTCACGGTCGAGCAGACCGAGTAATTCGGGCGGCGGCGTCGACGCCGACAACTGAGCCGGACACTCGATGTCGACAACTGAGTCGGATACTCGACGCCGACGACCGGGCAGCGCGTGCCGCCTCGATGGCCGGACGCGGGTACGTTACGACGATGGTCACGACGATGCATCCGACCACAGCACGACGGGAGACCCAATACCTCACGACGATTTCGAGGTCTCTCGGCCCGCGATCGACTCGATTTCGAGTTCGAGAATACGAATGTCGATCTCGTCGATCTCCTCGCCGAAGACGCGGATTGGCGAGAACTGACTGTTGATCTCGGCGGTGTCGAACCGATCGTGTTCCGCGTTCGGTATCTCGCTGAGTGCGCCGCTGACGACGACGCTCCACGAGTCGAACTCTCGCGCGTCCTCGGTGGGTTCGGTGTCGTAGAGGACATACGTGGCGGTCTCCGTCGCGTCTAGAAACGCCTGCTTCGTGCTCCCCTCCGTCACGCCGAGTCGAAAGTAGAGCCCCTCGCCGTCGTAGTAGTGCGCCAGCGGGACGGCGTAGCTGTCGTTGTTTTTCGAGAGCGCCAACACGCCCGTCTCGGTCGTTTCGAGCCGCTCTCGAACCGCTTCGTCGTCCATACCGCACGTGTACGCGTACTCGATGTGTTCCATAATATCCCGGGACATCGACTCCGAGCGAACCGGGCGTAGAACTACGTCGCACGTGCGGATAGTCGTTCCTGCGATCGGGGAGAGCCGACTCCCCGCCGGTCGACGGCGGACCGAAATAGTCGTTCCCGCGCTGAGCCCTTCGATTGCGCGTTTCTGCAACGTATATATGCCCGGAACCACGACGGCGAGGTAATGAACGGGAACCGATTCGGTCGGCTCTTTCAGGTCACCACCTACGGCGAGAGCCACGGCGACGCGATGGGCGTGACGGTCTCGGGCTGTCCGGCCGGGCTCGAACTCGACGAGGACGACGTCCAAGCCGAGCTCGACCGACGAAAGCCGGGACAGTCGATGATCACCACCTCCAGAGGCGAACCCGACGCGGTGTCGATCAATTCGGGGGTCCAAGACGGCTACACGACGGGGACGCCGATCGGGATGGTCATCGAGAACAAGGACGCGCGCTCCGGCAAGTACGAGCCGTACGTGACGGCCCCGCGGCCGAGCCACGGCGACTTCACGTACTCGGCGAAGTTCGGGACGCGGAACTGGGGCGGCGGCGGGCGCTCCTCTGCGCGCGAGACGGTCAACTGGGTCGCGGCGGGCGCGGTCGCGAAGAAGATCCTCGAATCGCAGGACATCCGAGTAAAGGCGCACGTCAACCAGATCGGGGACATCGAGGCCCCCGAGGTCAGCTTCGAGCAGCTGCTCGAACACACAGAGGAGAATCCGGTGCGCTGTGCCGACCCTGACACGGCAGAGGAGATGCGCGAACTGATCGACGAGTACCAAGAGCAGGGCGACTCGATCGGCGGCTCCATCTATTTCGAGGCGCAGGGCGTCCCGCGGGGCCTCGGTGCGCCGCGGTTCGACGCGTTCCCCTCGCGACTCGGCCAAGCGATGATGTCGATCCCGGCGACGACGGCGTTCGAGTTCGGTCTCGGTCGGGAGGCTCGCGAGTGGACCGGCAAAGACCGAAACGAGGACTGGGAGTTCGATAGTGACGGCGACCCGGTTCCCGAGGGCAACAAACACGGCGGCCTGCAGGGCGGCATCACGACCGGCGAACCGATCTACGGCGAGATCACGTGGCACGCGCCGACGTCGATTCCGAAAAAGCAGAAGACGGTGGACTGGGAGACCGGCGAGGAGAAGGAGATCCAAGTCGTCGGCCGACACGACCCCGTGTTGCCGCCGCGTGCGGTGCCCGTCGTTGAGGCGATGTTGAACCTCACGATCCTCGACTTTATGCTCCTCGGCGGTCGGATCAACCCCGACCGACTCGACGACCGACCCGGCGAGTACGACACCGACTATCACCCGTCTAGCCCCCAGAACGAGTAGCCCCTGCGATAGAGGGATTCCGTATATTTCGGTCGAATCTGCGATTATATCGGGATTTGCGGGAAATAGACCGATATGTTCGGAAAGTGACTGCGGCTCCGACAGTGACGTTGTGACGGTCCCGTCAACTGATGCGGTAGAGTATCAAAATCTTCTAAATATATTACTATTACTTTGGTTTTAATTCAATTACACGTGGATTGGCTACTCGTTTCGGTGGCAAATCAGGAACATCATCATCTTTCCTTGGTAACTTATAGCAAAGGCTTTAATCGACTCCTTCCGAAAGTTTTCGGTAGTGGCCCACTCGGGCCGTGAGCTCAGATATGACTGACGACGAACTCATCTGGCGAATCGCGGGTGGTTCCGGAGACGGGATCGCCTCGACGAGTCAGAATTTTGCGAAGGCCCTGATGCGAGCGGGGTTACACGTATTCACCCATCGTCACTATCCGTCGCGCATCCGCGGCGGCCACACGTACACGGAGGTTCGCGTCTCGGCGGATCCGGTGCGGTCGCGTGGCGACGGGTACAACTTCCTGCTCGCTCTCGGTGACTCCTTCGCTCGAAACCCACAGGAGAACGCCTACTACGGCAACGAGGAGGTCAAACCGCTGTCGGAGAATCTGGACGAACTCGACGAGGGGGGCGTTATCGTCTACGACTCCGGCCTACTCGACACCGACGACATCCCGGACTTCGACGAACGCGTCGAGGAGAACGGCTGGCACGTCTACGACATCGACCTCCGGACCATCGCTCGCGATCACGGTCGCGAAGTG
This DNA window, taken from Halobellus sp. LT62, encodes the following:
- the aroA gene encoding 3-phosphoshikimate 1-carboxyvinyltransferase, translated to MDVTISQSRVAGRVRSPPSKSYTHRAILAAGYGEAAAVTDPLVSADTRATMRAVEAFGGAVDRAPDDSRIDVTGFGGRPDVPDDVIDCANSGTTTRLVTGCGALADGLCVFTGDDSLRSRPQGPLLDAIGQLGGRAESTRGNGQAPLVVGGNTPGGSVSIPGDVSSQYITALLMAGAVTDEGIDIELETELKSAPYVDITLEVLRDFGVDVERTSEGFSVPGGQSYDPVGGEYAVPGDFSSMSYLLAAGAVAAADGETVVVEGARPSAQGDSAIVEILGAMGATIDWDREAGELTITRASLSGTTVDVGDTPDLLPTIAALGAVADGDTVIENCEHVRYKETDRVSAMAEELAKMGASVTEERDRLTVHGGETDLEGARVDGRADHRIVMSLAVAGLVADGETTIEGGEHVDVSFPDFFETMASIGVTVEQTE
- a CDS encoding pyridoxamine 5'-phosphate oxidase family protein; its protein translation is MSRDIMEHIEYAYTCGMDDEAVRERLETTETGVLALSKNNDSYAVPLAHYYDGEGLYFRLGVTEGSTKQAFLDATETATYVLYDTEPTEDAREFDSWSVVVSGALSEIPNAEHDRFDTAEINSQFSPIRVFGEEIDEIDIRILELEIESIAGRETSKSS
- the aroC gene encoding chorismate synthase; this encodes MNGNRFGRLFQVTTYGESHGDAMGVTVSGCPAGLELDEDDVQAELDRRKPGQSMITTSRGEPDAVSINSGVQDGYTTGTPIGMVIENKDARSGKYEPYVTAPRPSHGDFTYSAKFGTRNWGGGGRSSARETVNWVAAGAVAKKILESQDIRVKAHVNQIGDIEAPEVSFEQLLEHTEENPVRCADPDTAEEMRELIDEYQEQGDSIGGSIYFEAQGVPRGLGAPRFDAFPSRLGQAMMSIPATTAFEFGLGREAREWTGKDRNEDWEFDSDGDPVPEGNKHGGLQGGITTGEPIYGEITWHAPTSIPKKQKTVDWETGEEKEIQVVGRHDPVLPPRAVPVVEAMLNLTILDFMLLGGRINPDRLDDRPGEYDTDYHPSSPQNE